One Micromonas commoda chromosome 7, complete sequence genomic window carries:
- a CDS encoding predicted protein, which translates to MTSVRQPAPARPYDALYDPIYTVSGQRDHHRNVHGDAKVEKVQHFDNMYSEVKSFPNHTMRARRANATLEPGAHVSREFDPALHAGGDPAATLTSAASTARFGAATSSSSVAQHTRKGDLPVGAAATIAPASTSRSRRDAAVDVPRHMHRYFRRPVNPNPGHHPGLRPAPPNAPRGHVPADAPDADALHRARLAAADAVAAAERERIEALNAPRSKTVGTQSLYRESEAQTAPYEPEYFVPDPNERTAKQAALAERNATEGGAPELLSIRHLTFASGLPAGAAEAEHIEKMRAKRAFEASLPPLSDAASLPLRKKLMEEWEEAEWAEREMEIARLQEERLDILRRAIDAREEKAERVAEARLRRVRDGMLSEKHKKFAAIQAKRLKALRKLGKSRAASFEDGDENKNSIVDEYADHASKKYVPDPVQGLVAHPKIDTAGYLKDGVVHGSLDDAKAFYESIPREAYEWDAETAMARVFETRAPKVRVWEQSAGGGVEEKRAEAVLDAMYEEMQREKRKKAAAAAAAGGGGDDAPGAVTPEPATPGAVTPGGTAVASTPKPVASKAKTERPETPTLPPPMESEDAAEMYRAVVWLQSLLRGRAEQNETFAGRERRRELIAELRLGEEEAGASGDGGGVGASAAALERAAGAAGAAILRVLATKDPVARDAAFERTDLAARERDAAEMDAAAARIQAIQRGRVARRRAATERSSSSHPDSPARLPPGVSAANASSPLPDLAGFDESERGMILKIQAAARGRAARRSVECIRRGEDPNAWRTTPAPRPPPRDPTEVRPLTPEEEEAFDVAGLTPEEKAAVAKMQASARDLLLRGEAPLESLGEMSPAEAAAVAKIQASAKLHLARSDALAAALDESASVKVDASALNDDASRRLQASARAHLERAAVVKLDAAALNESSRKLQASARAHLERAAAVDAPPAVVDAGSIVDADVELDVAALDLDSKEKVVTMQASARAHVERVRSAADASPGGLAKQPSRRASRRGGGLMRRDSFKRLELEAGAEGAEGADSPGAATAGSFSADDHPVPVTMSSRARRNSLTGAPDAGSSPPAAFQDVGATYTEEDEVHIVKIQAATRGHLARRKSRMAAEEAAEAEAAATKIQSMHRARAARREAAALRAERAEQEAAAVKIQAVHRGRAARKQISAQREGGSVQ; encoded by the exons ATGACGAGCGTGCGGCAGCcggcccccgcccgcccgtaCGATGCCCTGTACg ACCCGATTTACACGGTGTCCGGGCAGAGGGACCACCACCGGAacgtgcacggcgacgcaAAGGTGGAGAAGGTGCAGCACTTCGATAACATGTACTCGGAGGTGAAGTCGTTCCCGAACCACACGATGAG GGCGCGCAGGGCGAACGCCACGCTGGAGCCCGGCGCGCACGTCAGCCGCGAGTTCGACCCCGCGCttcacgccggcggcgaccccgccgccaccctcaCCTCCGCCGCTTCCACCGCccgcttcggcgccgcgacgtcctcctcctccgtcgcgcagCACACGCGAAAGGGCGACCTCCCGGTGGGAGCCGCAGCGACGatcgccccggcgtcgacctccaggagccgccgcgacgccgccgtggacgttcCACGGCACATGCACAGGTACTTCAGGCGGCCGGTGAACCCCAACCCGGGGCATCACCCCGGCTTGCGACCGGCCCCACCTAACGCGCCTCGAggccacgtccccgccgacgcgccggacgccgacgccctccaccgcgcgcgcctggccgccgccgacgccgtcgccgccgcggaacgcgagcgcatcgaggcgctcaacgcgccgaggagtAAGACGGTCGGGACGCAGTCGCTGTATCGCGAATCCGAGGCGCAGACTGCGCCCTACGAACCCGAATATTTCGTGCCAGACCCGAACGAACGCACGGCGaagcaggcggcgctggcggagagGAACGCCACGGAAGGAGGCGCGCCGGAGCTCCTCTCGATCCGGCACCTcacgttcgcgtcgggcTTGCCCGCGGGGGCTGCGGAGGCTGAGCACATCGAGAAGATGCGGGCGAaacgcgcgttcgaggcttcgctcccgccgctgtCGGACGCGGCTTCGCTGCCGCTGCGAAAGAAATTAATGGAGGAgtgggaggaggcggagtgGGCGGAACGCGAGATGGAGATTGCGCGGTTGCAAGAGGAGAGGCTGGACATCCTTCGTAGGGCGATCGACGCCAGGGAGGAAAAGGCGGAGAGAGTCGCGGAGGCTCGgctgcgtcgcgtgcgcgacgggaTGCTGTCGGAGAAGCACAAAAAGTTTGCGGCGATCCAGGCGAAGCGGCTCAAGGCGCTGCGAAAGCTGGGTAagagccgcgccgcgtcgttcgaggaTGGGGACGAGAACAAGAACTCCATCGTGGACGAGTACGCCGATCACGCCTCCAAAAAGTACGTTCCCGACCCGGTACAAGGCTTGGTCGCGCACCCTAAGATTGACACCGCCGGGTACCTCAaagacggcgtcgtccacggctccttggacgacgcgaaggcgtTTTACGAGTCCATCCCGCGGGAGGCGTACGAGTgggacgcggagacggcgatggcgcgcgtgTTTGAGACGCGGGCGCCCAAGGTACGGGTCTGGGAGCAatccgcggggggcggagTGGAGGAGAAGCGAGCGGAGGCTGTGTTGGACGCGATGTACGAGGAGATGCAACGGGAGAAACGaaagaaggcggcggcggcggcggcggcggggggggggggggatgacgcgcccggcgcggtcacgccggagcccgcgacgcccggcgcTGTCACGCCCGGcggcaccgccgtcgcgtccacgcccaaACCCGTCGCTTCAAAGGCAAAGACGGAGCGACCGGAGACGCcgacgctgccgccgccgatggagtcggaggacgccgcggagatgtaCCGCGCGGTGGTGTGGCTTCAGTCCCTGCTCCGGGGGCGAGCCGAGCAGAACGAGACGTTCGCGGGCAgggaacggcgacgcgagctcatcgccgagctccgtctcggggaggaggaggcgggggcgtcgggcgacgggggaggaGTCGGGGCGTCGGctgcggcgctcgagcgagccgcgggcgcggcgggcgccgccatcCTGCGGGTCCTCGCGACGAAggaccccgtcgcgcgcgacgctgcGTTCGAGAGgacggacctcgcggcgcgcgagcgcgacgcggcggagatggacgcagccgccgcgaggatccaGGCGATTCAGCGCGGCCGAGTCGCCAGgcgaagggcggcgacggagcggtCCTCGTCCTCACACCCCGACTCCCCGGCGCGCCTCCCTCCcggcgtctccgcggcgaacgcgtcgtcgccgctcccggACCTCGCCGGTTTCGACGAGTCGGAGCGGGGGATGATCCTGAAGAttcaggcggcggcgcgggggcgcgcggctcggcgaAGCGTCGAGTGCATCCGCAGGGGCGAGGATCCGAACGCGTGGCGGACCACCCCGGCTCCGAGACCTCCGCCCCGGGATCCCACCGAGGTTCGGCCTCTcacgcccgaggaggaggaggctttcgacgtcgcgggcctcaccccggaggagaaggcggcggtggctaAGATgcaggcgagcgcgcgggatTTGCTCCTCCGGGGCGAGGCGCCGCTCGAGTCGCTGGGCGAGATGTCGCCagccgaggccgcggcggtggcgaagaTTCAGGCGAGCGCAAagctccacctcgcgcggtccgacgcgctcgccgccgcgctcgacgaatCCGCCTCCGTGAAGGtggacgcctccgcgctgaacgacgacgcgtccaggAGGCTGCaagcgtccgcgcgggcgcaccTCGAGAGAGCCGCGGTCGTGAagttggacgccgccgcgctgaacgAATCGTCCAGGAAACTGcaggcgtccgcgcgggcgcatctcgagagagccgcggcggtcgacgcccCACCCGCAGTCGTCGATGCGGGctccatcgtcgacgcggacgtggaactcgacgtcgccgcgctcgacctgGACTCCAAGGAGAAGGTGGTGACGATGcaagcctcggcgagggcgcacgTGGAGCGAGTtcgttcggcggcggatgcgagtCCGGGCGGGCTCGCGAAGCAGccgagccgacgcgcgtcccgccgcggcggcggcctcatGCGCCGCGACTCCTTCAAGCGTCTCGAGCTCGAagcgggtgccgagggtgccgagggtgccgattctcccggcgcggcgacggccggtTCATTCTCGGCGGATGATCACCCGGTTCCGGTGACGATGTCGTCGCGGGCCAGGCGCAATTCCCTCaccggcgcccccgacgccggctcgtcgccgcccgcggcgttccAAGACGTGGGCGCGACGTacacggaggaggacgaggttCACATCGTCAAGATCCAGGCCGCGACCCGGGGGCAcctcgcgaggaggaagTCGAGGAtggccgccgaggaggcggcggaggctgaagcggcggcgacgaagattCAGTCGatgcaccgcgcccgcgcggcgaggcgcgaggcggcggcgttgcgcgcggagagggcggagcaggaagcggcggcggtgaagatcCAGGCCGTGCACaggggacgcgcggcgaggaagcaGATTAGCGCacagcgcgagggaggctcTGTCCAGTAG